The region CTCTGGGCTTGGCTAAAAGCCAAGCTCCACTGAGTCTCCTAAGGGCGTTTTGAGCCCTGGAGCCCTTTCAACCCCAGTCTTGGGTGGGAGTACCAGTAAAATAGCAAAGCTGAACTGATATTGACTAGGGTTGGGGACCCCTCCGCAGTCTCATTCTAACCCTTCGGCTACCCTGAACCAGCTCTGCGCAGCCCCACAGCTCCAGAAGAGTCCCCATGAATCAAAAAGGGGGAGTTGAGgtccccagagggaagggatgtggCCAGGTCAGAGCCCAGAGTAAGAGGAGCATGAGGATGGGAGCCTTCAACACCTTCCTGGCTTGTCCTCCGCCGTTGCTCTCAGACCTCAGAGTACAAATGAGTGGATTTCTGCCACCTTCTGATGCTTTATAGTCCTAGGGGTATGCGGGACCTCTGGGCAGAGAGGGGGTAGGGGAGATCTCCTAGCCTAGTTGAGAGATCAACCCTGGGGGTAACCCTATCTCGtatcctctctcccttccaggCCCAGCCACTTCCCCACCCCTCAGCACAACCACCACAGCCCGGCCCACACCCCTGACCAGCACGGCCTCGCCCGCAGCCACCACCCCACTCCGCCGGGCACCCCTCACCACACACCCTGTGGGTGCCATCAATCAGCTGGGACCTGACCTACCTCCAGCCACCGCCCCGGCCCCCAGCACCCGGCGGCCCCCCGCCCCTAATCTGCACGTGTCCCCAGAACTCTTTTGTGAACCTCGAGAGGTGCGGCGGGTCCAGTGGCCGGCCACCCAGCAGGGTATGCTGGTGGAGAGGCCCTGCCCCAAGGGGACTCGAGGTGAGTGCCAAGCCCAGGTGACCTCTGCTGCAGCTGGCTTAGGGAATGACCACTGCTGACCTGGCCAGGGAGGGGACAGGGGACATGCCCCAGCTCAGCTTGGATGCACTTACCCGTCTACCTTCCCTGCCCAGTGGGCCGTATGCAGGGGCCGTGCTTCATGTCTGCAGCTGTGTCCCCAGGGCTCAATCACAACTCAGTTagtgccccctgccccacccctgttCCCTCCTGCAAGTCTAAGCAGCTGCCATGCAAAGCCCAGGATGGACCCTGCAGGGAGCCCCTGGGAGGTAACCTGAGTCCTGGCCTCAGACCGAAAGGGACACAGgcccaggaggggctgggggcaggacaCAGCAGCTGATGCACCAGAGAAGGCAGGGCCAGGACCAGGCTCCAGGGATCCGAGCAAAGGGTTGGAGAGACTTTGCGGGAGGtgtggtggggcttcccaggtaggctTGACTGGAAGGCTCCAGCTTTGTGGTAGGCCAAGCTGGAAGAGAAGTCGAGAGGGCGGGTTTAGGGGAAGTGGGTGGCTCATGTCACCTCAGAGTGACACCTCTCTTTGACTGTCTGGCCTGTTTCATGTCCGGTCTTCCGTGTCCCCTCATCTCTCCCCTCACCTGCTCGCCCCCGTCTCTCTGCCATCTCCTTTCTCCCTGCTCTGGCCcgtcttcctctccctccccatggCTCCCTCCTCTGTTCCTGTGTGTCTGTCCCTACAGGAATTGCCTCCTTCCAGTGTCTACCAGCCCTGGGGCTCTGGAATCCCCGGGGCCCTGACCTCAGCAACTGCACCTCCCCCTGGGTCAACCAGGTGGCCCAGAAGGTACCAGCAGCCACCCCGCCCCCAGATGGGCACACGTGCTTACCCTGCTGGCCCTGGTGCCCGGGCACAGCAGGGGTGGTGGAACTCCTGGGGAGACAGGCCAAGGTCCACCCCTAGCCTCCAGAGGGAACAGACAAGAGGGGGTGGACCAGGGCAGGCAGAGAGAAGGGGCCACAGAGAGGGCTGAGCGGGGCTGAGCAGACCAGCTGTGTGGAGAGAGAAGCCCCCTGACAAGGCTGGGGgccccccctcctgcctcccgcaGATCAAGAGCGGGGAGAACGCAGCCAACATTGCCAGCGAGCTGGCCCGCCACACCCGGGGCTCCATCTACGCGGGTGATGTGTCCTCCTCTGTGAAGCTGATGGAGCAACTGCTGGACATTCTGGACGCCCAGCTTCAGGCACTGCGGCCCATTGAGCGCGAGTCAGCCGGCAAGAACTATAACAAGGTGGGCCCGGTGGCAGGGGCTGTGGGGCAAGGGCACTGccctgggaacttgggaggcaCCCAGCCTGGCACTGCAGAGCCGGGCGGCCACCCACGGCCAGGAGAGGAGAAGGCAGGACAGAGCCCAGGCCGGCCAGGACTCCTTCCTGGATGGTCCTGGGGGCATGGGGGCTCCCTTAGGAATGGTTCTTGCTCATGGGCTAGCCCCAGGTCAGTGGCAGAGACAGAAGAGGAATCTCTCTGGTGCCCAGACGTGAGTGTCAGGGTTCGAGGAGAGAGGCTGGGAGACCAGCCCTCACACCACCTCCTTCTTCCCTCAGATGCACAAGCGGGAGAGAACTTGCAAGGACTACATCAAGGTGAGGCCTGGGGGCTTGTCTCCTGAATGAGTGGGGCCGGCCCCAGGTGGCACCGGGGGATAGAGGTTCGGAGAAGGGGGTGCAGAACCCAGCTGGAGGGACTGAGGGACGGGGAAGTCGCAGCATTGCCCCGCCACACTTGCAGGCTGTGGTGGAGACGGTGGACAACCTCCTGCGGCCAGAGGCCCTCGAGTCCTGGAAGGACATGAACGCCACCGAGCAGGTGCACACGGCCACCATGCTGCTGGacgtcctggaggagggcgcctTCCTGCTGGCGGACAACGTCAGGGAGCCGGCCCGCTTTCTGGCCGCCAAGCAGAACGTGGGTGAGTGCTGCTGTCACGCTGGGGCAAGTTGGGGTGCAGAACTTGAATGGGGTGGGTCCCTGTTCCTCCTGGACACCCCTGGGCTACCCTGGGCCTCAACCTTGCCCGGACCTCTGGACTGTGGACAGACCCCAACCTTGTGTGCCCTGCCACCCCGTGTCCCCACAGTCCTCGAGGTCACAGTCCTGAACACTGAGGGCCAAGTGCAGGAGCTGGTGTTCCCCCAGGAGTACCCGAGCGAGAACTCAATCCAGCTGTCTGCCAACACCATCAAGCAGAACAGCCGCAACGGTCAGTGTCCCAACCCTGAGCCAGCACCCCAGCTCCTCTCACGGGGAAGTTCTTAACTCTGATCAGGCTGAAGACTCTGATAAGAGGTTGGAGCCCATAGCAACACACAGAGGTGTCCTTCGTTCAAGCTAGTGTAACATTTCGAGGGATTCAGGGGAACCCCACAAAACCCCACAGAACCTCAGATTGGAGAGGTCAATCCTGTGTGACAGCAGTTGATCCTCAGAGCTTAGGGCAGGTTGTGCCATTTCAGATTAAGGCCAGGAGAGGTTAGGGATTTGCTCAGAAAGTGAGAGGTGGGTGAGGTGTGTCCTGGACCACTACCTTGCCATTGGGAACTGCCTGCAACTGAGCAGTGGTCCCGCGGAAGGGCTCCCAGAGCCCACTTGCCTGGGCGGCAGCCTGACTTCAGAGGTCCCAGCGGCCAGTGCACCTGGAGGGCGGCACCGGCCAGGAGCTGACAGCACACCTGCTGGGCCTGTCCTACCTAGGAGTGGTCAAGGTTGTCTTCATTCTCTACAACAACCTGGGCCTCTTCCTGTCCACCGAGAACGCCACGGTGAAGCTGGCGGGCGAAGCAGGCTCGGGGGGCCCAGGGGGCGCCTCTCTGGTGGTGAACTCGCAGGTCATCGCGGCATCCATCAACAAGGAGTCCAGCCGAGTCTTCCTCATGGACCCTGTCATCTTCACTGTGGCCCACCTGGAGGTGAGCTGAGATGCCCTGTCCTTCCGTGAGTGTCCCAGCACCCTCCGCTTTCCCAGGCTGCGGCTCCATACCCCCTACAGTGTGTTCGCTCACCCCGAGAGCAAGTTACAACCCCTCCCTGGAGAAGCAGCCCCCCGGCCCCCACCTTAGCAGCTCGGGCCATCTGTCCCCAGAGATCTCAGGCTGTGACCTGGAGCCGGAAGCCCCAGGCGTGTCTCTCCTGCTTGTCTCCATGGTGGGGTGTGAGGGCTAGGGCTGGACTCCCAGCTCTgaccccccggcccccaccccacaACAGGCCAAGAACCACTTCAACGCTAACTGCTCCTTCTGGAACTACTCAGAGCGCTCCATGCTGGGCTACTGGTCAACCCAGGGCTGCCGCTTGGTGGAGTCCAACAAGACCCATACCACGTGTGCCTGCAGCCACCTCACCAACTTCGCCGTGCTCATGGCGCACCGCGAGATCGTAAGCTGGCTGGCGTCCCGCTCCTCTTGGTGGGCCTGCTTGCTGGCCCAGCCTTGCATGGCCTCAGAGAGCACTGCTTGGGTGGTGCCAGGGAAGGCCACCTTCATGGGCATGGGGGGCCCGAGTCTTGCCCAGGGCAGGAGGCCACATATCTGGCTCTCCCTAGTCCAAGTTCCACCTTCTCCCAAGGCCCGCTGGAGAAGCAAGTTGGTGTCAACCTTTGTCATCTCGCCACAAGCCTGCCAGAGAATGGGAAGTGAGCATGCCATCTGTAGAGGGGTGGGGGCCTGGCTAGTTGACCGGGGTGGGGTGGAAGGCCAGGTAGGTGGCAGAAGGCCCAGTGGGCTGCAGCTCGTGGCCCCTGGCCTGGTCCGTGTGTGCAAGGCCGGAGGTGCTCAGCATGCACCCTGCTCCTCCCCCAGTACCAGGGCCGCATCAATGAGCTGCTGCTGTCGGTCATCACTTGGGTGGGCATCGTCATCTCCCTGGTCTGCCTGGCCATCTGCATCTCCACCTTCTGCTTCCTGCGGGGACTGCAGACCGACCGGAACACTATCCACAAGAACCTCTGCATCAACCTTTTCCTGGCAGAGCTGCTGTTCCTCGTTGGGATAGACAAGACTCAGTATGAGGTGGGTGGGACTCTGGGGCAGGAGTGGAAGGGGCGGCAGGGAGGTGATGCTCACTGGCTGGTCGGCGGCCAGGGCAGCCCCTCACCTGTGttgcctccccacccctgcccccagatcGCCTGCCCCATTTTCGCGGGCCTGCTGCACTACTTCTTCCTGGCCGCCTTCTCCTGGCTGTGCCTGGAGGGTGTGCACCTCTACCTGCTGCTGGTGGAGGTGTTTGAGAGCGAGTACTCCCGCACCAAGTACTACTACCTGGGCGGGTACTGCTTCCCTGCCCTGGTGGTGGGCATCGCGGCCGCCATCGACTACCGCAGCTACGGCACCGAGAAGGCGTGAGTGCCCCCTCCACCCAGTCTCTCCTCCTTGCTGGTTCCCTGCTCAGCAGCTTCCCTGGGGCCAGGACCCTCAGGGCACTGGCCTCCCTTCTCCTGAGCTCTGGGGCCCCAGTCATTAGAGTCCCTGGGCCCTGGGAGTCAGAGGGAGGGAAGGGCGcaccgcccaccccccaccccccgcccgccTCACTTTccgccccccatccccacccctcccttcccGGCTCTGCTTCCTTTACAGTTGTTGGCTCCGAGTGGACAATTACTTCATCTGGAGCTTCATTGGGCCCGTCTCCTTTGTCATTGTGGTGAGTTGGAAGGCAGTATCCCCAGCGTTGAGTCTGTCCTTCATCCAGACCAGCTCTGACCCCCAGACCCCCATTCTCCCCAAGCCCTTGAAAACTGAGCAGCCAACTGAGGCTAAAAGAGCAGCTTGCATCTGTAAAGCTCCAGCACTGAGGCTTGTCTGTCTAGGAGCTGTGGTGTGAGCTCCCGCTGTGTCAGGCCCTGGGCCCTGTCCCCCCAGCTCCAAGAGCCACATTAAGTTGCCCCAGTTGTCAGGCACCGAGGGgccggaaatggcaacccattgcaggattctttcttgggaaatcccatggacagaggagcctgggcggtatagtccatggggtcgcaaaaaagttggacataacgGAGCACACACAGCagcagaggggaccctgaagcagGGGGTGGGAGCTGAGATGTGGTCAGGAGCCGCTGCTCGGAGGCAGAGGGACTGCGGGCCAGCCTTCCCCTTGCCCGCCTCCAggtgaacctggtgttcctcatGGTGACTCTGCACAAGATGGTCCGGAGCTCGTCTGTGCTCAAGCCTGACTCCAGTCGCCTCGACAACATTAAGTGagcacccctccccacacccctgcccTGGCACCTCTGAGCTGGGCCCAGCCTCTCCTAGGTTTTCCTGAAAGGTGGTGTTCTCACCTCTGGTGTTGCTTTCTAAGGACAAAGGTGGTGTTTTACTATGTTGTTTATGTATCTGTGTAATGAGTATTAGAAAACATGGCCATCATTGCATAGGGTGAGACTGAGCTCACAAAGCAAGTCCAGGGAgtcccctggaggtccagtggtcaggattcggtgctttcactgccgagggtgtgggttcagtccctggctggggaactaaagatcccacaagtcgTTTAAGGTGGCCGAAAAAAATACGCGAGTCCGTTTCAGGGTAACTTAAAGACAAATAGGCAACAGAAGATAGATTAAAGGTTTGGAAGTGTGGCCAAGAGGATGAAGGATGCAGGAGAATGACCGGCTATTCAGAGAACCCTGACCGTCCCCCCAACCTCCACATGCCCCCTAGGCCTAGCTGGGCTGATGAGGGTCGCTGGGCAGGCCCGCTTACGCCAGGGCAGTGTCCAGGCTTGCTGGAATAGGGACACGCAGCAGGGCATGGCGGGGACTCTGACGTcctgtctcctccccacccccccagatCTTGGGCCCTGGGGGCCATTGCGCTGCTCTTCCTGCTGGGCCTCACATGGGCTTTCGGCCTCCTCTTCATCAACAAGGAATCGGTGGTCATGGCCTATCTCTTCACCACCTTCAATGccttccagggggtcttcatcTTCGTCTTTCACTGCGCCTTACAGAAGAAGGTGAGTTCCAGGGAAGGGGGCCAGGGGCCTGCCTTCTGCAGCGGGACCTGTGTCTGCCTGGAGGGAAGCACAGGCTCAGGCAGGTTCTAGCCGGGGGTGAGGAGGGTTCTGGAAGACAGCAAGATACAGGAGCCCAGAGGAATGAGAAAGCAAGACAGATGTGGAAAGTCAGGAGAGCTCAGGGCAGGGACTTAGCTTGGGGTGTAGATTAAGCGTGTGGAGGTGTGCCTGGGTGCCACCCAGACAGAACATTTCCTACTTTAATAGTCGCAGGGTAAACCGTGAGTTTTGTGGTGACAGgaagtttcctttttaaataaagggTGTTAAAGTCTGAATCTTTAAAGaggtaacagaagcagaggaatgTGGAGAAGAGCATACAGGCTGTAGACTCAAGACGGAAGCCAGGGGAACGGGGCCAAGGAGTGTTAGACTTCATCTTGAAGGAGTGGGGAGCCCCAGTCAGGCCGTTGTTGATCTCGGAGGACAGTGAGGTGGGTAAGGCAACACGGGGAGTGAAGAAGGCAGGGATCACTGGTCTTGGCTGCAAGGTCAGCTGTGTTCCCGCTCTGATCAAAGGTCCTCACTGGACACACAGCAACAGTGACAAGCTTACAGAGCTCTCCTGCCGGCCCACAGGGTCCAACCTGGGCTCCCCCTTTGCTTCCCTTTCCTCCAGCCATGCTGTGTCTTCTGTTCCCTCAGACACTTAGACGTGGACCTTCCTCAAGGCTtgtcccctgcccctccccagatATCTGCGGGGCCCACTGCCTTGTTTCTTTCAGGTCCTTGCCAAAATGTCTCCTTAGTGAGTCCCCCCGCTCCCCCGTCTGTTGGacatcaccacccccacccctgccgccAGCACCCGCCTAACCCCCGGCCATGGTTCTCTGAGCAGACATTCTACGTAACGAACTGATGTTGTAGATGTGTTCAGTCTCTCTCTGCTGGAAGATACCAGCTCTGAGAAGTAGGGCTTTGGTTCTGATTTGCATCTGTCCTCGGGGCCTAAACCACACTTGGCATATAGAAGATGCTCCTTGAAGATGTGCTGAGCGAATGAACAGAGGAGGACTTAATGGTGAAGGTGGAGAAAGGAGGACGGGCCTGAGTGAGAAGAGAGCCTGCTAGGCTGAccgctgggggcaggaggagacggcgGGGTTTCTGATGCCCACCAGGAGCCTGGTCTCGGGACTGCCAAGGCTGGGGCACCTACTGCCAACTGCCTGTCgtcctcaccccctcccccacaggTGCATAAGGAGTACAGCAAGTGCCTGCGTCACTCCTACTGCTGCATCCGCTCCCCGCCCGGGGGCGCGCACGGCTCACTCAAGACCTCAGCGATGCGGAGCAACACCCGCTACTACACAGGGACCCAGGTACGCAGGCAGGGCCGGCGCCCCGGCGCTGAGGGCCAACCCAAGGGGGCGGGGCAGTTCTCTGCCCAGGTCCCTGGTGGTGCCCATCAGGCCCGGGGAGGGCGGGCGGCCCAAGGGCCCCTCACGTCTGGGTTACGTCCCCAGAGCCGAATCCGGAGGATGTGGAACGACACCGTGAGGAAGCAGACAGAATCCTCCTTCATGGCAGGCGACATCAACAGCACCCCTACCCTGAACCGAGGTGAGGGAGCACTCCTGAGCCCCACCTGCGCTCCCTTTGAGGTTCTCCCAGCTGCCTCGTGACCTCTTCCCTCCTGGGCAGGTACCATGGGGAACCATCTGCTGACCAACCCTGTGCTGCAGCCCCGTGGGGGCACCAGCCCCTACAACACCCTCATTGCCGAGTCGGTGGGCTTCAACCCCTCCTCGCCCCCAGTCTTCAACTCCCCAGGTGAGCGCATGCTGGTGCCGGGAGAGGGTGTCAGGTCTGGGGGTGCGGAGGGTCTCTACGGGGGTCACCCTCGTGCCTCCCCAACTGGACAGAGTCTAGACCCAGCATTCTGAGCCTGCTCTCATCTTCTCTCTATTCCTTCCTGGCTGGCACCTTCAGGGAGCTACCGGGAACCCAGTAAGTGTGACCGTTTCCTGGTGACGTTTCCAAGGGTGGGAGGGGAATGCGACAGTGGCCCCCTCTGGTGACCCCATCTTAGAAGAACTGGggtgcccccccacacacagacagGAGTCTCTGGCTTGGCAGCTGGCTGGATGATGTTGCATTTGGTGGGGAGTGAAGGTGATGGAGATCATGGGAAAGGGGCCTGGCCACCCAGGCTCATACTGCTGAGTCTCCAAGCCCCCAGGTGGGAGGGGACCCTGGGGAAATCGGTCCCCACATCCACCCCCACTCACCTTCTGCTGAGCTAGTATCCCCACTGCcagtgagggagagagggaatagaagaccccagaccccaggaaaAGCCAGGGGAAGGCAGACACCCACCTCCCACGCGGCCCACATCCCGTCCACTGCCCAGGTCCCCTCCTGAGCTGCTCCCTCCTGCCTGCAGAGCACCCCTTGGGAGGCCGGGAAGCCTGCGGCATGGACACGCTGCCCCTCAACGGCAACTTCAACAACAGCTACTCCTTGCGAAGCGGGGATTTCCCTCCGGGGGATGGGGCCCCTGAGCCCCCTCGAGGCCGGAACCTGGCCGACGCCGCTGCCTTCGAGAAGATGATCATCTCGGAGCTGGTGCACAACAACCTGCGGGGGGGCAGCGGCGGGGCCAAGGGCCCCCCACCACCGGAGCCGCCTGTGCCGCCAGTGccggggggcggcggggaggaAGAGGCCGGCGGGCCCGGGGGCGCTGACCGGGCCGAGATCGAACTTCTCTACAAGGCCCTGGAGGAGCCACTGCTGCTGCCCCGGGCCCAGTCGGTGCTGTACCAGAGCGATCTGGACGAGTCGGAGAGCTGCACGGCGGAGGACGGAGCCACCAGCCGGCCCCTCTCCTCGCCTCCAGGCCGGGACTCCCTCTACGCCAGCGGGGCCAACCTGCGGGACTCGCCCTCCTACCCGGACAGCAGCCCCGAGGGGCCCAGTGaggctctgcccccacccccacccgcaccCCCCGGCCCCCCGGAAATCTACTACACCTCGCGCCCGCCGGCCCTGGTGGCCCGGAATCCCCTGCAGGGCTACTACCAGGTGCGGCGGCCCAGCCACGAGGGCTACCTGGCGGCCCCGGGCCTTGAGGGGCCAGGGCCCGACGGGGACGGGCAGATGCAACTGGTTACCAGTCTCTGAGGGACCTCACGGACCGGGGGCTGGTGGCCCGGGCCAGGGAGGGGCCCCTGGGTGGGGCTCTGGTGGGAGCGGGAGACAGATGGAGACAGTGGCCGATGGGCCACTCTCTCCAGGCGCCCCTTGGCCGTGGGCCCTCCAGGCCCCTTGGGGGCTCCGCTGTGGGGGCCCGAGGTGCAGGGTTCACAGACAGGGTTTCCCACCAGCCATGTGCACCAGCTCAATTCGGGGGAAGTGCAGTGAGGAGCCAAGAGGTCCCCAGGGGAGTGAGGAAGGAGACATTGGAAGGGTGCAACCCACCCTTGACTTCCCCCGCCCCCCTACCCTTCCTGCTCCCTGGAGGGAAATGAGGGTTCTGCTTGCCCTGGGCCAAAGGCCCTGCTGGATGAAGCCTGGCAGCTGCTCCTCTCTTTGCAGCCGGAAGTGCTGCCGGCTGCACCCAGATGGAGCAGTGGGCGCAGGACAGATGGACAGGTTCCTCTGCACTCCAGTTCCATGCTCCTCCTCAGAGACTGGGGCCTCTGGCCTGGGAGAGAGCCCTCGGAGGGGGAGAAAGCCCCAGGGCGAGAGGAACGGGCAGTTGTGGCTGGTGGTTTACAGGTGGAACTTTCTCTGAAGCTCCTTCTCTCTGCTTTGTCCCCGCTTTCCCGGCAAGCCTGCCCCCTCAGCCCTCCCTGAGTGCACCCAATGACCCCCTCCCTTGGGGCGACTCCTGATGAAGCACAACTCCCCGCAGGGCCCCCAGCCCACAGGGGTGGCCATATTTGAGCAGTTCCCAGTCCTGTGGGCTCGGCTATCTGGGGAGCAGATTTTGGGTCTGGAGCTCCCTGGGGAGTGGGTCCTGGGCTTGGATCTTTCCCTAGGGGGCCCTCTTAccccccctttcctcctcctcctcttcccccattgctgtaaatatttcaatgaaatggaaaaggaaaaaaaagacaaaaaaagaaagaaagaaaatctcatCACTTGAAGCCACCGGGAGCCTGCGGCCCGGCCAGCCCGGGATTTCTCCGGAGCAGAGCTGCGCCGCTGGGCCCTGGCAGCCAGGACTTCTCCATGTACGTGTGCATCCTCCAGCCGGGGTGGGCGGGCCACCAGAGCAGCTTTTTACAATCCAGAGACAAACAATCTAGAAGCAACATCGAAACAAAGAACCCGTTCCCTTCCCCTGACACCTGGTTCTGTCGCCTCTCCCCGTTCTGCCTCTCCCTGGCATCAGTCAGCCCTCCTGGGGCGTGTACCTCACTGCCTGCCCCAGGGCTCGGCCTGTCTCCCCCGCCCATCCCTGTGGCCCGGGGAGGCACCCTCACGCCCAAAGATGCTTCTGCCGAGATGGCTGCGCTGTCCCTTTTGAGTTCCTGCTTCTTGTATATTGCTTCTGGGACTCTGGGCCTGGGAAGAAGGGGCTgatttcctgcctagagaagttgaCAGGGGAAGGAAAATGAGGGCAGCAGTGTTTGCTGGGGGCGGGTAGGACTGAGAAGGAAGAACTGGGAGTGGTGAGGTGGTCGTCTCTCACGGGGTGGGGAGGCCGAAGCGAGAGATCACCttgcctgcccccaccctcctgcaGGAGAGGCAAGCCAGGTACTAGGGCCCGGCTGGGGTGTCTCCTGAGgacctctccctgccccctctccagTCTGTCTCCCTGGCCTTCCCagcacccccccccacctcttTGGGGGTAGCATAGTCCCATTGCCATAGCCCAGCCCTGTCATTGCCATTTCCCCAGGGGTAGCCCTCCACCTTTGCTCTGACCCCTCATCTCTTTTGTCCCTCTTTTCTCACAAGTGCCATGAGTTTTCAAACATCTTTGGGTCTCAGCCTGCTGCTGCCATGAACTTCTTTGGGTTCAGGGGGAGGGACTCTAGGGAGGAACTGGGGAAAAGGGGTGGAGGGGTGGCTGGAGGGACCCTTTTTGCTGCTAGAAagcccctcccttctcctgagGAGCTGGGGCTGGCTGGCCCCCATCAGTTAGGGGAGAAGGGGCCAGACCAAAGAAGGTGGTCTGTCCCATGCCGGGGCACAGGTGTGGGGAGAAGATAAGGCTGGGTTCCATCTGTTTTCTGGGAGGGTTGACCCCTTTCACCAGACTATGGGCAGGTCTGAACGGGGAGGGGAAGGATGGGAACAGTCTTGCCCCGGTGGCTCCGTGAGGAAGGTATGGGGCCGCTCCACGACTTTCCTTGACTTCATTAGGCCAGAACTCCTCTCTGGGGACTAGAGAGCTGCTGGGAGACAAGGGTAGGTGGAAGGGTGGGCCTGGCCCAAGCATCGGCCAGGCTAGAGAGTCAGACTGCCTCTGGCACCAGCAGAGAGGTCTggaagaggtggggggggggggggaggctggggggagaGGTCCCAGGGGACTGGAGGCAAGCAAGGCGTCCCGCTTCCTCTCCCCTGCCCAGTCCTCCGTTTATCTCTCCAGACTCTGACAATCAAGGGGAGAGAGGGTGCAGCGGGCCCCGGGGTTCCCATTCCAGCCAGAATCCCCAAGGTGGGTTCCCAGGCCTCAGAGCTGTGTGGCAGGGCCCTCTGGTCGGTAGGTCCAGACACTGCAGCCCAGCACGAGGCCACCCTGAGCGCCCAggtgtccccccacccctgccagacCTGGTGCCTTgatgcccccaccccagctgggACAGTATAGAGGAGGAAGGGTCTTGGTTTCCTCTCCTACTCCCTTCCTTGGGCTCCTGAATTCATTTGCTTTGAAATCTTGTTAATTATTTTTCTCCGGGTTTGGTGTTttgggtttcttttggggggggCGGGTTTGGTTTTCTTTGCCTTCCTTTCTCTCAGTGTCTCCACCTCTTCCCCTGtgtctttctcactgtctccGTGTTCCTCTTCTCTCACCCTCAGTTTCTCTCTGTCCATTCGggccccctcccctcttctcccatGACCCCAGTCCCTCCTGGTCTCCTTTTCGATATGCCAAACCAATTTTGGGTCGAGTGCATTTAACGAGAACAAAACAAAAGGCTCATAACAACAAGAAcgtttcagaaaaaaacaaaaagttaaaaaaaaaattgttgagtcaaaaatcaataaagaaattaaGATTTCTTGGAATGACAAGAGTGGCATGACTCACTGCGGTGGGGGGGGCGCGTTGGGGGTGTGGTGACAGGCACTGGAGCGGCTCTTCACAGCATCCCTGAGGCTgtgacagagaggagcctgcacTGCTGTTCAGAACTCATGGCAGAGGCCTGGGGAGTCAGAGCCATCCATGTTC is a window of Muntiacus reevesi chromosome 1, mMunRee1.1, whole genome shotgun sequence DNA encoding:
- the ADGRL1 gene encoding adhesion G protein-coupled receptor L1 isoform X4 codes for the protein MLTPRLVGACKCNNRTQCVVVAGSDAFPDPCPGTYKYLEVQYDCVPYIFVCPGTLQKVLEPTSTHESEHQSGAWCKDPLQAGDRIYVMPWIPYRTDTLTEYASWEDYVAARHTTTYRLPNRVDGTGFVVYDGAVFYNKERTRNIVKYDLRTRIKSGETVINTANYHDTSPYRWGGKTDIDLAVDENGLWVIYATEGNNGRLVVSQLNPYTLRFEGTWETGYDKRSASNAFMVCGVLYVLRSVYVDDDSEAAGNRVDYAFNTNANREEPVSLAFPNPYQFVSSVDYNPRDNQLYVWNNYFVVRYSLEFGPPDPSAGPATSPPLSTTTTARPTPLTSTASPAATTPLRRAPLTTHPVGAINQLGPDLPPATAPAPSTRRPPAPNLHVSPELFCEPREVRRVQWPATQQGMLVERPCPKGTRGIASFQCLPALGLWNPRGPDLSNCTSPWVNQVAQKIKSGENAANIASELARHTRGSIYAGDVSSSVKLMEQLLDILDAQLQALRPIERESAGKNYNKMHKRERTCKDYIKAVVETVDNLLRPEALESWKDMNATEQVHTATMLLDVLEEGAFLLADNVREPARFLAAKQNVVLEVTVLNTEGQVQELVFPQEYPSENSIQLSANTIKQNSRNGVVKVVFILYNNLGLFLSTENATVKLAGEAGSGGPGGASLVVNSQVIAASINKESSRVFLMDPVIFTVAHLEAKNHFNANCSFWNYSERSMLGYWSTQGCRLVESNKTHTTCACSHLTNFAVLMAHREIYQGRINELLLSVITWVGIVISLVCLAICISTFCFLRGLQTDRNTIHKNLCINLFLAELLFLVGIDKTQYEIACPIFAGLLHYFFLAAFSWLCLEGVHLYLLLVEVFESEYSRTKYYYLGGYCFPALVVGIAAAIDYRSYGTEKACWLRVDNYFIWSFIGPVSFVIVVNLVFLMVTLHKMVRSSSVLKPDSSRLDNIKSWALGAIALLFLLGLTWAFGLLFINKESVVMAYLFTTFNAFQGVFIFVFHCALQKKVHKEYSKCLRHSYCCIRSPPGGAHGSLKTSAMRSNTRYYTGTQVRRQGRRPGAEGQPKGAGQFSAQVPGGAHQARGGRAAQGPLTSGLRPQSRIRRMWNDTVRKQTESSFMAGDINSTPTLNRGTMGNHLLTNPVLQPRGGTSPYNTLIAESVGFNPSSPPVFNSPGSYREPKHPLGGREACGMDTLPLNGNFNNSYSLRSGDFPPGDGAPEPPRGRNLADAAAFEKMIISELVHNNLRGGSGGAKGPPPPEPPVPPVPGGGGEEEAGGPGGADRAEIELLYKALEEPLLLPRAQSVLYQSDLDESESCTAEDGATSRPLSSPPGRDSLYASGANLRDSPSYPDSSPEGPSEALPPPPPAPPGPPEIYYTSRPPALVARNPLQGYYQVRRPSHEGYLAAPGLEGPGPDGDGQMQLVTSL